From a single Paenibacillus sp. FSL R5-0345 genomic region:
- a CDS encoding ComEA family DNA-binding protein: protein MNKGRIVLGVAVALLGSGLLWVGGSKGNSGIAGWETLNASMEQTIGIAEPDEASAIVGKEGSQETKDQKKNAGKAEASDRSDVAEKVKDGEQADHAASTPADEKGTTTAGQNAAGDGMESGGQTQTAGEGQTPAGGNAAASAGALEVPAPATSQEGKVNVNTAGARELMDLPGIGEKKAQAMIDYRNREGAFRNLSDLGKVKGIGPKILEKLKPLVVF from the coding sequence TTGAACAAAGGAAGAATAGTGCTCGGAGTGGCTGTAGCTCTTTTGGGCAGTGGATTGCTATGGGTTGGTGGGAGTAAGGGAAATTCCGGCATTGCCGGATGGGAAACCTTGAATGCGAGTATGGAACAAACGATTGGAATCGCTGAACCTGATGAAGCTTCGGCGATAGTGGGCAAAGAGGGAAGTCAAGAGACGAAGGATCAAAAGAAAAATGCCGGGAAGGCTGAAGCTAGTGATAGGTCTGATGTCGCTGAGAAGGTTAAGGATGGTGAACAAGCGGATCACGCTGCCTCAACTCCAGCAGATGAAAAGGGGACGACAACTGCTGGGCAGAATGCCGCGGGGGATGGGATGGAGTCTGGGGGCCAAACGCAAACAGCGGGAGAAGGCCAAACACCAGCAGGGGGTAACGCAGCTGCGTCAGCGGGAGCGCTGGAAGTACCCGCGCCAGCTACTTCTCAGGAAGGTAAAGTAAATGTGAACACTGCAGGAGCTAGGGAGCTGATGGATCTACCGGGTATCGGAGAGAAGAAGGCTCAGGCTATGATCGATTACCGCAACCGTGAAGGGGCTTTTCGTAATCTGTCTGATTTGGGGAAGGTCAAGGGCATCGGACCCAAAATACTGGAAAAGTTAAAGCCGTTAGTAGTTTTTTGA
- the comER gene encoding late competence protein ComER, translating to MKVGFIGTGSMGSLLIDAFLSSGALEPCDVLASNRSLNKLLELEKRHPGISICGSNRETALGSDIVFLCVKPLEFKTLTDEIGSCLRSEQIVVSITSPVQLHHLESALPSKIAKIIPSITHCVKSGTSLCIFGSRLNKEDRLVLLQLLSFIGVPLEIQEAHTRIASDFSSCGPAFLSYFIERWIEAAVEATGIEETLISRLAGEMLLGTGKLLTEGEFTPQELQNRVAVRGGITAEALNHLRTSLEGVFERLITTTHDKYDEDVIKLDELFGHETINKGPKER from the coding sequence GTGAAAGTAGGATTTATCGGAACAGGCAGCATGGGCAGCCTGCTGATCGACGCCTTTCTTTCTTCCGGAGCGCTAGAACCGTGTGATGTGCTTGCCAGCAACCGCAGCCTGAACAAGCTGCTGGAGCTTGAGAAGCGTCACCCCGGCATTTCCATTTGCGGAAGCAATAGGGAGACAGCGTTAGGAAGTGATATCGTTTTTTTATGCGTAAAGCCACTTGAATTTAAAACATTAACAGATGAGATCGGCTCATGTCTCCGGAGTGAGCAAATCGTCGTATCCATTACAAGTCCAGTTCAATTGCATCATCTGGAATCCGCTTTGCCGTCCAAAATTGCCAAGATCATCCCAAGCATTACGCACTGCGTCAAGAGCGGGACTTCATTGTGCATATTTGGCAGCAGGCTTAATAAAGAAGACAGGCTTGTACTGCTACAGCTATTGTCTTTCATAGGTGTTCCCTTAGAAATCCAAGAAGCACATACCCGAATCGCTTCTGATTTCTCCAGTTGTGGGCCTGCGTTCTTAAGCTATTTCATTGAGCGCTGGATTGAAGCAGCCGTTGAGGCCACCGGAATTGAAGAGACATTAATCAGCCGACTTGCTGGTGAAATGCTGCTTGGAACAGGCAAATTGCTGACAGAAGGAGAGTTCACCCCTCAAGAGCTTCAAAACCGGGTTGCAGTTCGCGGCGGCATTACCGCTGAAGCACTAAATCACTTGCGTACCAGTCTAGAAGGTGTATTTGAACGCCTCATCACGACTACACATGATAAATATGATGAGGATGTCATTAAGCTTGATGAACTATTCGGACATGAAACTATTAATAAAGGTCCTAAAGAGCGTTAG
- the leuS gene encoding leucine--tRNA ligase, with protein MSDNQTNSVPAGGYRAQAIEPKWQKFWDENKSFKTGEDPTKPNFYALDMFPYPSGAGLHVGHPEGYTATDIVSRYKRMRGYNVLHPMGWDAFGLPAEQYAMDTGQHPRDFTDKNIDNFRRQIKSLGFSYDWDREISTTDPDYYKWTQWIFIQLYNKGLAYVAEVPVNWCEALGTVLANEEVIDGKSERGGHPVVRKPMRQWILRITEYAERLLEDLEELDWSESIKDMQRNWIGKSTGAEVNFEIEGHDASLTVFTTRPDTLFGASYCVLAPEHELVDAITTEAQRTAIAEYRVKASHKSDLERTDLAKEKSGVFTGAYAINPVNGAKAPIWIADYVLAGYGTGAIMAVPGHDTRDWEFAKQFGLNIVEVVQGGNIEEEAYSGDGPHVNSEFLNGLKNEEAIAKMIAWLEEKGVGKGKVTYRLRDWLFSRQRYWGEPIPILHLEDGTMKTVPVDQLPLVLPDVDAIKPSGTGESPLANVTEWVETIDPETGMKARRETNTMPQWAGSCWYYLRYIDPKNDQELCSPEKQKAWLPVDLYIGGAEHAVLHLLYARFWHKVLYDIGVVETKEPFHKLVNQGMILGNNNEKMSKSRGNVINPDEIVEAFGADTLRVYEMFMGPLEATKPWNEKGVEGVHRFLSRVWRLFVNEEGKLNSKITADGGTDEFKRTWHKTIKKVTEDFEHLRFNTAISQLMIFINDAYKQETLSHEAAEHFVQMLSPLAPHIAEELWQLLGHEGSISYVTWPTYDEAWTVDAEVEIVIQVNGKIVQRALIPLDMGQEEMQAHALSLPNVSAAVEGKTVRKIIAVPGKLVNIVVG; from the coding sequence ATGAGCGACAATCAAACAAACAGTGTACCTGCCGGCGGTTACCGGGCGCAGGCTATTGAGCCCAAGTGGCAAAAGTTCTGGGATGAGAACAAAAGTTTCAAGACAGGTGAAGATCCAACCAAACCGAATTTCTATGCACTGGATATGTTCCCGTACCCTTCAGGTGCAGGGCTGCACGTAGGTCATCCAGAAGGCTACACAGCAACGGATATCGTATCCCGTTATAAACGGATGCGTGGTTATAACGTGCTGCACCCTATGGGCTGGGATGCTTTTGGACTTCCGGCAGAGCAGTATGCGATGGATACGGGTCAGCATCCGCGTGACTTTACGGATAAGAACATCGATAATTTCCGTCGTCAGATCAAATCGCTGGGATTCTCCTACGACTGGGATCGCGAGATCAGTACTACAGATCCAGACTACTATAAATGGACGCAGTGGATTTTCATCCAGTTGTACAACAAAGGCTTGGCTTATGTAGCAGAAGTACCTGTTAACTGGTGTGAAGCACTGGGTACAGTACTTGCAAACGAAGAAGTTATTGATGGGAAAAGTGAGCGCGGAGGACATCCGGTTGTCCGCAAACCGATGCGTCAATGGATTCTGAGAATTACTGAATACGCTGAGCGTCTACTGGAAGATCTGGAAGAGCTGGATTGGTCTGAAAGTATCAAGGATATGCAGCGCAACTGGATCGGTAAATCCACAGGCGCAGAAGTAAACTTTGAAATTGAAGGTCACGATGCCAGCCTGACTGTGTTTACAACACGTCCAGATACATTGTTCGGAGCAAGCTACTGCGTTTTGGCACCAGAGCATGAACTGGTTGATGCCATTACAACAGAAGCACAACGTACAGCGATTGCAGAATATCGTGTGAAAGCTTCTCATAAGAGCGATCTGGAACGTACAGATTTGGCCAAAGAGAAGAGCGGTGTATTCACGGGAGCGTATGCAATCAATCCTGTGAATGGCGCTAAGGCACCGATCTGGATTGCAGATTATGTACTTGCCGGATACGGAACAGGAGCAATCATGGCGGTTCCAGGTCATGATACACGTGACTGGGAGTTTGCTAAACAATTTGGTCTGAATATCGTGGAAGTCGTGCAAGGCGGTAATATTGAAGAAGAGGCTTATTCCGGAGATGGACCGCATGTCAATTCTGAATTCTTGAACGGACTTAAGAATGAAGAAGCGATTGCGAAGATGATTGCTTGGCTGGAAGAGAAGGGCGTAGGTAAAGGTAAAGTAACCTATCGTCTGCGTGATTGGCTGTTCAGTCGTCAACGCTACTGGGGAGAGCCGATTCCAATTCTGCATCTGGAAGATGGAACAATGAAGACTGTTCCAGTTGATCAACTGCCGCTGGTACTGCCGGATGTAGATGCAATCAAACCATCGGGTACTGGGGAGTCTCCACTTGCCAATGTAACAGAGTGGGTGGAAACGATCGATCCTGAGACTGGTATGAAGGCTCGCCGTGAGACCAACACCATGCCGCAATGGGCGGGCAGCTGCTGGTATTACCTGCGTTATATTGATCCGAAAAACGATCAAGAGCTATGCTCCCCTGAGAAGCAAAAAGCATGGCTTCCAGTGGATCTGTACATTGGCGGAGCGGAGCATGCCGTACTTCACTTGCTCTATGCACGTTTCTGGCACAAGGTGCTTTATGATATCGGCGTAGTGGAAACGAAAGAGCCTTTCCATAAGCTGGTTAACCAAGGCATGATTCTTGGAAATAACAATGAAAAAATGAGTAAATCACGCGGAAATGTCATCAACCCTGATGAAATTGTTGAAGCTTTCGGTGCAGATACACTGCGTGTCTATGAAATGTTTATGGGCCCTCTGGAAGCAACCAAGCCTTGGAATGAAAAAGGTGTGGAAGGGGTTCACCGGTTCTTATCCCGTGTATGGCGCCTGTTCGTGAATGAGGAAGGGAAGCTCAATTCCAAAATCACAGCAGATGGCGGTACGGATGAGTTCAAACGTACTTGGCACAAAACGATTAAGAAAGTGACTGAGGATTTCGAGCATCTGCGTTTCAATACGGCGATTAGCCAGTTGATGATTTTCATTAACGATGCCTACAAGCAAGAAACATTGTCCCATGAAGCTGCGGAACACTTTGTACAAATGTTGTCGCCACTGGCGCCGCATATTGCTGAAGAACTGTGGCAACTGCTTGGACATGAAGGAAGTATCAGCTACGTAACTTGGCCAACTTATGATGAAGCATGGACAGTCGATGCTGAGGTTGAAATCGTTATTCAGGTGAATGGTAAAATCGTACAACGCGCACTGATCCCGCTGGATATGGGTCAGGAAGAAATGCAAGCTCATGCACTGTCACTCCCGAATGTGAGTGCTGCTGTAGAAGGTAAAACCGTACGCAAGATAATTGCGGTTCCTGGCAAGCTTGTGAATATTGTAGTGGGTTAA
- a CDS encoding AI-2E family transporter produces the protein MEQWSQSKWFRWMIGVLLSLIILYFVWLLRPMLQGIFVFLKAILAPFLAAMIISYVLNPVVSMLAGRKMPRSVAVLLIYAVFLTAIAVIAINLIPMFIEQLEELNEHLPEMTLQAQGLMRHMNSRLIPPGVEMGMNNWFFQLESRLAEGISNFLDNIGTTINVLFNAFIVPFLVFYILKDFDVFERTVVSCLPRARRKSIVTLLKDIDDALGNYIRGQFLVCIIIGVLAYIGYAIIGMPYALLFASVVAVFNIVPYMGPFLGAAPAIVMASTVSFRLVLLVAVVNTVCQIVESNIISPQVVGKKLHLHPLLIIFALLVGGELAGMIGLILAVPFFAAGKVVIQHFMTYLIKRKPV, from the coding sequence ATGGAGCAATGGTCCCAAAGTAAGTGGTTCCGCTGGATGATCGGAGTGCTGCTCTCCCTGATCATTTTGTATTTTGTTTGGTTACTTCGTCCAATGCTGCAGGGGATATTTGTGTTTTTGAAGGCAATCCTCGCTCCATTTCTGGCAGCTATGATTATTTCCTACGTGCTGAATCCCGTCGTTAGTATGCTGGCCGGACGGAAGATGCCGCGTAGTGTGGCTGTTCTACTTATATATGCAGTGTTCCTAACGGCGATTGCGGTAATTGCAATTAACCTTATCCCGATGTTTATCGAGCAGCTTGAAGAGTTAAATGAACATTTGCCAGAGATGACACTGCAAGCCCAAGGGCTAATGCGACATATGAATTCTAGACTAATCCCGCCTGGGGTCGAGATGGGGATGAACAACTGGTTTTTTCAACTGGAGAGTCGTCTCGCAGAAGGAATTTCTAATTTTCTCGATAATATAGGGACAACGATTAATGTGCTGTTCAATGCTTTTATCGTACCGTTTCTAGTGTTCTATATTCTGAAGGATTTTGACGTGTTTGAACGGACGGTGGTCTCTTGTCTGCCTCGCGCACGTCGTAAGTCTATTGTAACCTTGTTAAAAGATATCGATGATGCACTTGGCAACTACATTCGTGGACAGTTTCTGGTCTGCATTATTATAGGTGTGCTTGCCTATATTGGTTATGCCATCATCGGAATGCCATATGCCTTACTGTTCGCCAGTGTGGTGGCAGTGTTCAATATTGTTCCGTATATGGGTCCCTTTTTGGGGGCTGCGCCAGCCATTGTAATGGCTTCAACCGTTTCTTTTCGTTTGGTGCTGTTGGTTGCAGTGGTTAACACAGTGTGCCAAATTGTGGAGAGTAACATTATTTCACCTCAGGTGGTGGGGAAGAAGCTGCACTTGCATCCGTTGCTCATTATTTTTGCGCTTCTGGTTGGCGGTGAATTGGCGGGAATGATCGGACTTATCCTTGCTGTACCGTTCTTCGCGGCTGGAAAAGTCGTTATTCAACACTTTATGACGTATTTAATCAAACGAAAGCCTGTTTAA
- a CDS encoding PRC-barrel domain-containing protein produces the protein MRLQDLIGLAVYEVEEGNEIGKIVDILLDSNWNITGIELESKSFFGGHVKFVAWKDIVAYGEDAVMIRSKESIDKTDADHIPCTFLLGKNKLKDLKVLTTTGTILGRISDVYFDQKLGNTIGALEISDGLVTDLIEGRKWLPCSDEMSIGENALMVPAMSEERLQKAINIVNG, from the coding sequence ATGAGACTTCAAGATCTGATCGGCTTGGCTGTATATGAAGTTGAAGAGGGTAATGAAATCGGCAAGATTGTCGATATTCTGCTCGATTCAAACTGGAATATTACGGGTATTGAACTGGAAAGCAAATCTTTTTTTGGCGGCCATGTGAAATTTGTGGCATGGAAAGATATTGTGGCCTACGGCGAGGATGCTGTCATGATTCGTAGTAAAGAGTCGATTGATAAGACAGATGCCGATCATATACCTTGTACATTTCTACTTGGAAAGAACAAACTTAAGGATTTAAAAGTACTGACTACAACGGGAACTATACTTGGACGAATATCGGATGTTTATTTTGACCAAAAGTTGGGAAACACAATAGGAGCGCTGGAAATCAGTGACGGGCTTGTGACTGATTTGATCGAAGGCCGCAAATGGCTGCCTTGTTCTGATGAGATGTCCATTGGTGAGAATGCTTTAATGGTTCCTGCGATGAGCGAAGAACGGCTACAAAAAGCCATTAATATTGTTAACGGATAG
- a CDS encoding cysteine desulfurase family protein — translation MKSIYLDHAASTPVHPEVAKVMLNIMTEQYGNASSVHQFGRSAKRILNGARDSIAAFLGCSSEEWVFTGGGTESDNLALYGAAAAVSHKGKHIITTQIEHHAVLHTCEELEKEGFKVTYLPVDSSGRVSVADIEAALQEDTVLISVMYANNEVGTVQPIQEIGQLARERGILFHVDAVQALGALPIKLRELPVDYMSFTAHKINGPQGIGGLYVRSGAPLHPRLHGGLQERGRRAGTENLAGAAGFAKAVEIAVTGLSERQQNMKRLRNTLLETLDTLIGRESYSLNGNSEHFLPSILNLSFPGAGTDVMLMNLDMEGVAAASGSACTSGSLEISHVLKAMGLPQNILESAIRFSMGLGNTTEEIEYVAQKVETILKRLRK, via the coding sequence ATGAAATCCATCTATTTGGACCACGCCGCATCAACCCCGGTTCATCCCGAGGTGGCTAAGGTCATGTTGAATATAATGACAGAACAATACGGAAATGCGTCTAGTGTACATCAGTTCGGACGTTCAGCTAAAAGAATATTGAATGGGGCGCGCGATTCGATCGCCGCCTTTTTGGGCTGTTCATCTGAAGAGTGGGTGTTCACTGGAGGCGGCACAGAGAGTGACAATTTAGCGCTCTATGGAGCAGCAGCGGCAGTTTCCCATAAAGGAAAACATATTATCACCACCCAGATCGAACATCATGCAGTGTTACATACCTGCGAAGAGCTAGAGAAGGAAGGTTTCAAAGTAACCTATCTTCCTGTGGATTCGTCGGGCAGGGTATCCGTAGCAGACATAGAGGCAGCATTGCAGGAAGACACGGTGCTGATCAGCGTAATGTATGCCAATAATGAAGTAGGCACCGTTCAACCGATTCAAGAGATTGGTCAGCTCGCTAGAGAACGAGGCATTCTGTTCCATGTTGATGCTGTACAAGCTCTAGGTGCACTGCCAATTAAACTCCGAGAACTTCCCGTAGATTACATGAGCTTCACAGCTCACAAAATCAATGGCCCACAAGGGATAGGGGGTCTTTACGTTCGAAGCGGAGCACCACTACATCCTAGGCTTCATGGAGGCCTTCAGGAGCGTGGCAGACGCGCCGGAACAGAGAATCTAGCAGGAGCCGCTGGATTCGCCAAAGCCGTTGAAATAGCGGTTACGGGTCTCTCAGAACGTCAACAAAATATGAAGCGCCTGCGCAATACACTACTTGAGACACTGGATACTCTGATTGGACGGGAGAGTTACTCGCTTAACGGTAATTCTGAGCATTTTTTACCTAGTATACTGAACTTGAGCTTCCCAGGGGCTGGGACAGATGTTATGCTGATGAACCTGGATATGGAGGGGGTTGCAGCAGCGAGCGGTTCGGCTTGCACGTCAGGATCACTGGAAATATCTCATGTTCTGAAAGCAATGGGACTTCCCCAAAATATTTTAGAGTCCGCGATTCGATTTAGTATGGGTTTGGGTAATACTACTGAAGAAATCGAGTACGTTGCTCAAAAAGTTGAAACCATTTTGAAACGCCTACGTAAATGA
- a CDS encoding DUF523 domain-containing protein yields MILVSSCLAGMKVRYNGTDCLDEMIQKLLNEDKAIAVCPELLGGFSTPREPAEIIGGNGEDVLAGTAKVVDRSGTDVTDMYLKGAYITLAKAQEVSATMVVLKENSPSCGSAMIYNGEFKGKKIAGNGVTTALLRKNGIEVTSEENWLL; encoded by the coding sequence GTGATTCTGGTAAGCTCTTGTCTAGCTGGTATGAAGGTAAGATATAATGGAACGGATTGTTTGGACGAGATGATCCAGAAACTTTTGAATGAGGATAAAGCCATTGCGGTGTGTCCGGAGTTACTAGGAGGATTCTCTACGCCTAGGGAGCCAGCCGAAATCATTGGTGGAAATGGCGAGGATGTGCTGGCAGGGACGGCTAAAGTAGTGGATCGTTCAGGAACAGATGTTACAGATATGTATTTAAAGGGTGCTTATATTACGCTTGCAAAAGCTCAAGAGGTCTCAGCTACGATGGTAGTGCTCAAAGAAAACAGTCCTTCTTGCGGCAGCGCCATGATTTATAACGGGGAATTCAAGGGGAAGAAAATTGCAGGAAATGGCGTTACTACAGCTTTACTTAGAAAAAATGGCATTGAGGTAACCTCTGAAGAGAACTGGTTATTATAA
- a CDS encoding SOS response-associated peptidase, producing MCGRYTITVTMEELMVRYFANDSTIIHYAPKYNAAPMQQIPAVINTGSSNKLGELRWGLVPSWAKDDKIGSKMINARAESLLEKPSFKRLVSSRRCIIPSDGFYEWKAQGSSKQPMRIVMRDGGIFSMAGLYDIWMDPEGNKLSTCTIITTTPNDLMAEIHNRMPVILKPEDETEWLDRGNQDTTSLIKLLKPYDQNQMRAYPVSTAVGNVRNDTEELIKEA from the coding sequence ATGTGCGGACGTTACACAATAACCGTTACCATGGAAGAACTGATGGTCAGATATTTTGCGAATGATTCAACCATTATCCACTATGCCCCTAAATATAACGCTGCGCCCATGCAGCAAATTCCGGCAGTCATTAATACAGGCTCCAGCAATAAGTTAGGTGAGCTACGCTGGGGTCTGGTTCCTTCATGGGCCAAGGATGACAAAATCGGCAGTAAAATGATCAATGCCCGGGCAGAATCACTGCTCGAGAAGCCTTCTTTCAAGCGCTTAGTAAGCTCACGTCGCTGCATCATCCCGTCTGACGGCTTCTACGAATGGAAGGCGCAAGGCAGCAGTAAACAACCCATGCGGATCGTGATGCGTGATGGGGGTATTTTCTCCATGGCCGGATTGTATGATATTTGGATGGACCCGGAAGGGAATAAACTAAGTACCTGTACCATTATAACGACTACACCGAACGATCTAATGGCTGAAATCCACAACCGCATGCCGGTTATTTTGAAGCCTGAGGATGAGACAGAATGGCTGGATCGGGGCAATCAGGACACAACCTCTCTAATAAAGCTTCTGAAGCCTTATGATCAAAACCAAATGAGAGCCTACCCTGTTTCCACAGCTGTGGGAAATGTTCGGAATGATACAGAAGAATTAATTAAAGAGGCATAG
- a CDS encoding glycosyltransferase family 4 protein, which produces MKVLFTFYNPSGGMQTLNRVRCQALRDRGVECHLLYTHPGKGQQDIPNIQTYITNSDDEIRELLTREAFDLIVVCTDIYLAERFRGFGYKGPLVFEVQGLGTLDEAEQVISNFNERIHKLTDALLYPETSHLQTIFKSGFPSIPQYCFDNPIDCEEFGYTNYPAKSFPILGWVGRIQTNKNWREFLQIGQRLLAIHPELYLWIFQDDTLFDPEQKESFEQFVAETGISSRLISHSNVPHELMADYMSIIGDSGGLLCSTSILEGFGYAVAEAMLCRCPVLTTDSDGIRRLVINNHTGKIYTRGQLDEAVNAALSLMHDPALRTSIRMNGEWHIRKNLSSELYADRFLKMSHQLMRRRSKIERRWS; this is translated from the coding sequence ATGAAAGTTTTGTTCACCTTTTACAACCCGAGTGGAGGTATGCAAACCCTGAATCGAGTGCGCTGCCAAGCGTTGCGTGATCGCGGTGTAGAGTGCCATTTGCTGTACACGCACCCTGGAAAAGGACAGCAAGATATCCCGAACATTCAAACCTATATTACGAATAGTGATGACGAGATCAGGGAATTGCTCACTCGGGAAGCCTTTGATTTGATTGTAGTGTGTACGGATATTTACTTAGCAGAGAGGTTCAGAGGGTTTGGTTACAAGGGACCGCTTGTTTTTGAGGTGCAAGGATTAGGAACTTTAGATGAAGCGGAGCAGGTCATTAGTAATTTTAATGAACGGATTCACAAGCTAACCGATGCACTGCTCTATCCAGAGACCTCCCATTTGCAGACGATTTTCAAAAGTGGATTTCCCTCTATTCCGCAGTATTGCTTTGATAATCCGATCGATTGCGAAGAATTTGGATATACCAATTATCCAGCGAAAAGCTTTCCCATCCTCGGCTGGGTGGGACGAATTCAAACGAACAAGAACTGGAGAGAATTTCTTCAAATTGGACAGAGGCTGCTGGCGATCCATCCCGAGCTTTATTTATGGATTTTTCAGGACGATACGTTGTTTGATCCGGAGCAAAAAGAGAGCTTTGAACAATTTGTAGCGGAAACCGGAATTTCTTCACGTTTGATCTCGCATTCCAATGTCCCTCATGAGCTAATGGCAGATTATATGAGCATTATTGGTGATTCGGGAGGTCTGCTCTGCTCCACCTCTATTCTTGAGGGATTTGGGTATGCGGTGGCTGAGGCAATGTTGTGTCGTTGTCCTGTCCTTACTACGGATTCAGATGGCATTCGGAGACTTGTTATTAATAATCACACTGGAAAAATATATACGAGAGGGCAACTGGATGAAGCTGTGAATGCGGCGCTATCCTTAATGCATGATCCAGCGCTTCGGACCAGCATTAGGATGAATGGAGAATGGCATATCCGAAAAAACCTTTCTTCCGAGCTGTACGCCGATAGATTTCTAAAGATGTCTCATCAATTGATGAGACGCCGGTCAAAGATCGAGCGTCGATGGTCTTAA